In the Desulfosporosinus acidiphilus SJ4 genome, GTTTTTGGATGGGCTTGAGTTATTTATTATCGGCCTAGCTAAGAAAGTTTTACTGGCCAATAATATTGGGGTGTTATGGAGCAGCGTTAAAGCGACTCCAATAGGGGAGATGTCTGTTCTTACAGCTTGGATAGGGATTGTTTCCTTTACCTTTCAGATCTATTTTGACTTCAGCGGATATTCTGATATGGCCATTGGTCTTGCCAAAATGCTAGGCTTTGAATTAAACATTAACTTTAATTATCCCTACATATCCCGAAACGTGACAGAGTTTTGGCGGAGATGGCATATCTCTCTTGGTACTTGGTTTAGAGAATATTTATACATTCCGTTAGGTGGAAACAGAAAAGGGAGCCTGAAGCAGCTTAGAAACTTATTTGTTGTCTGGTTTTTAACGGGTTTTTGGCATGGCGCCAACTGGAACTTTATAGTATGGGGTTTGTATTTTGGAACCTTCGTAGTCATGGAGAAGTTTTTCCTCTTAAGATGGTTAAATAATAAGCCAAGTTGGATCGGACATGTATATACTCTTTTGGTTGTTATTGTTGGCTGGGTGTTTTTTGAGTTTGACAATTTAACTCAGGGGTTAGGTTTTATTAAAACAATGTTCGGCATGGGCACAAATAAACTGATTGATGGGCATGCACTATATTATCTCTATACTAATGCCATCTTAATGATTATCCTTGCCATTGGTTCTACTCCCCTTATTTATAAATTACTGACAAAGATTAAAATGACAATGAAAATAACCGGGACAATTGCGATTCCTGTTGCCTACATGCTAATTATGTTTTTGTGTACAGCTTATTTAGTTAATGAAAGTTATAACCCATTTTTATATTTCAGATTTTAACTCAACGATTCGATCAAAAAGCTGAGTATACAAGCAATTGGATTTATGTAATTCATTAGAAAGAAGAATTGTCTTGAAGAAATATAGTTTATCTTATAAATATTTGCTGGGAATTTTAATGGGCACGTATATCCTTGTGCTTGTATTTTTAAATATGATCACACCGATTAAACGGTTTTCGGAAACTGAAAATAGGGATTTAGAACAGAGACCTGCTTTTTCTTTCGATAATCTCTTTCATGGACGATTTACCAAAGAGTATGAGAAGTACATTGAAGATCAATTTTTTATCAGAGATATGTGGATTGGTATTAAAACTGACTGTGAACGAATATTGCTTAAAAACGAAAGTAATGGCGTGTTTTTAAGCAAGAATAATTACTTAATCCAGTCCTTTCTTATGCCCAGCGACCAAAATTTCAAGGCTAAAATTGATACTATCAATCAGATTGCGGCACAGGCTCCGTTGGCAAACAAGTATTTAATGATGGTACCGACGACTGCCGAGATATTAAAGGATGATCTTCCTGCCTATGCTCCAAATGACAGTGAATCGGCTGCCATTAAGAAAACCAAGGAACTGCTGGATAAAAGCATAACCTTCGTCGATGTATCGAACACCCTAACTACGAAAAAAAACGAGTACATTTTTTATCGGAATGATCACCATTGGACTTCTAAAGGTGCCTATTACGCATATAATGAACTTTCAAAGTATATGGGTTTTAAGGCCCATGACGAAAGCTATTACAATATTAAGGATGTTACTGATGATTTTCTGGGTTCTTTATCGTCTAAAAGCGGCTATCAATTTCTAAAACCGGATAGTATTGATCTGTATATACCTAAACATGAAAAAAGCTATTCAGTAGATTATCTGGATCTGAATAAGGTTACGGATAGCATCTACGACATGAAAAGCCTTCAGACCAAAGATAAGTACAATGTTTTTTTTGGCGGCAATTTCGGACTCATTAAAATAACGACCCATGTGCCTGGCGGGAAAAAGTTGTTGGTAGTTAAAGATTCCTATGCCAATAGTTTAATACCTTTTCTGATGGATCATTACAGCGAAATCTATGTTGTTGATCCAAGGTATTACGAAGATGATTTGAGTAAATTGGTTAGAACAAATAATATTAATGATCTGCTCATTTTATATAACGTTAATACCTTCTATAATGATGCATCCTATTAAAATAAACATTAGACAAAGAACTGTCTTGGTTTGGAGGTAGATGCTGTGGATTTTAGCAAATTTAAACGCTGGCCGGTTATTTTAGGTCTTATAATTTGTCTTATAGCAGTAATAACTGTTGTTATATTTAATTTTACTGCCTCAAATAAAGCCCAGGCTTCGGTTTCCGCTACAAATTCAGCAGAAAAAAGCGGGACTGCGGAATTGCCCAAAGATTCAGCAACGAACAATTCTCAAACAGATTTAACTCAGCCTCAATCTTCTGCTTCCCAAACCGCTTCATCCCAGCCACAAACTTCAAATTTTAAGGAATTCTTTAAGAACGATGCATTTCTTGGGGATTCCATATCTGAGGGATTATCATTTTATGATTTCCTGGATGACAGCAGGGTAATAGCAGATAAAGGGCTTAGTATCACAAAAGGGATTGATGAGGCAGATAAAATCATTGCACTCAAACCTCAGCGCGTTTTTATTCTTATTGGGTTAAACGAGGCCGATGACAGGACAGCAAGCAGCACACTGGTCGATGAGTATACTAAATTAGTAGAAAAATTAAAAACAAGTCTGCCAAATTCCAAAATTTATGTTACATCTATTCTTCCGGTTTTAGAAAATCTCGTTAAGAATTCTCATCTTAACAATGCCCATATAAAAGAATGTAATGCTGGACTAATCGATATGGCCAACAAAGAAAATGTGAATTATGTTAATTTGGCTTCGATTCTAAATGATAGTAATAAGAATTTATATGAAGACGACGGCATCCATTATAAATCCGATTTTTATAGAATGTGGTTAACTTATTTAGAGAACCTTCTTAAAAATTAATTGACTGTGGCACGTTCCCGTTGGTTTTATTCCAAGGTTTAACTTTAAGTTTGATTTTATGAAAAAGGGGTCAGTTCAAAGTGTATTCTTTGATCTGACCCTTTATTTCTCTATAAGAAAGTGAACCTTCGATTGTTCATTATTTTCCAACAATTAATAAGGCAGCCGTCGGCGACGATAAGGGGCGAGCTTATCGCCACACTGCATTTCATTACACATACTGCTGTTACGCTTGTGGTTCATTGGTCCGGTAGTGGATATAGTATATAATAGTTACAAAGATTCGTGTTTAAAGGTGCTTTAAGAAAGTACGTGGAGGATTTATGGACTATTCTCGTATTTTATTTGTTGCCCCATATGAGGAACTCGCTGAAGAAGCCCGAAAAACGGTCAGCTTCTTGGAGAAACCATGTCGAGTCATTGTGGCAGATATGAGTGATGGGGCAGCGGCAGCTCAAAAAGCTCTAAATGATGGGATTGAGGTTATTATCAGCCGTGGAGGAACGGCTTCTTTAATTCGCCAAGCAGTAACTATTCCTGTCATCGAAGTTGAGGTTACCGGCTATGATATTTTGCGCGCCTTAAACCCCTTAAGAGAAATAGACGGAACTTTCGGGATTATAGGTTTTCCCTCTGTAATTAAAGGCTGCCAAACCGTCGCTGAAATGCTTGGTCTTAATTATCATATATGTGAACTGGGTGAAGGAGATGAAGAGCTTCTCTCTGTTAATACCGAAGAATTCGCCCAAACAAAAGTAATTGTTGGGGATACCATCGCAGTTCGCTATTCTGAGATTCTAAACTGCCCAGTCCACCTCATAAAATCCGGACCGGAATCAATTGCCGCAGCTATTATGCAAGCAGAGCAACTTATTGAGGCCTTGGAAAAGGAACGAGCCAAAACAGCCCTCAGTACCGTTATTCTCAATGCTGTTCATGAAGGTGTCGTAACCATAGATAAAGAAGGGACGATCGTTAACATAAATGCTGAGGCCCAGAAAATGTTGGGGCTTTCTTCGGATATTTTGGGAAAACCTGCGAAGGGTCTCTTTCGCTCTCAATTGCTGGCAGGCCCCCAAGTCCGAAAAATTACGGGGTATCCGGACATAGTGAATGGTAAAGATTTAGTTATAAACCTTTATCCAATACTTGTTCGGGAAGTTCACCTCGGAACTGTTATGACCTTGCAGAATACCCTTGAAATTCAGCAAGCGGAATATAATATTCGCCGAAAGCTGTATCACAAAGGATTAATTGCCAAACTGTCCCTCGATGACTTTAAAGGGAATTGCAAATCGGTACGTTCAGCATTAGACCAAGCCCGAAAATACGCTTTTACAGACAGCAGTATTCTAATCCAAGGGGAATCAGGTACGGGGAAGGAGATTATAGCCCAGGGAATTCATCAAGTGAGCTTGCGCCAAAAAGGACCCTTCGTAGCCATAAACTGTGCCGCCCTGCCAGAGAATTTATTGGAAAGTGAGCTATTTGGTTATGAAGAGGGGGCTTTTACCGGTGCCCGCAAAGGAGGAAAGCAGGGTCTGTTTGAATTAGCCCATAAAGGTACTCTTTTTCTTGATGAGGTTGGAGAATTGCCCCTTCATGTTCAGGCTCGTTTGCTGCGAATTCTCCAAGAAAAGGAAGTCATGCGGGTAGGGGGTGACCGGATAATTCCGGTAGATGTGCGGCTGATCTCTGCAACCCATAGGAATCTGAATGAAGCTGTAGAGAAGAATGAATTTCGGGCCGATTTATTTTATCGCTTAAATGTTTTAGGATTAATGGTTCCCCCTCTACGAGAACGTAAAGGGGATATCAGACTTTTGATGGATCAATTTTTGAGTGAGCTTGCTCCCAAATTGGGTAAGACGCGGCTCAAGTACCCTGAAGAAGTCTATCAGGCCTTTGAAAGTTATCATTGGCCGGGAAACGTGCGGGAACTGAGAAATTGCGTGGAGAAACTCATCGTTCTTTCCGAAACAAATTTGATTTTGCCTGAAAGCCTAAAGGCTATTCCTTTTATTACTCAAAATAAAATTGAGCTTGCCAATGTCTCGGCATCCTCTAAGCCCCCTGAGGGTTCAGAAGAGACGGGAGAATTCCATGAGGAAGATAACCTCGTGTCCATTCAAGGAAGCTTAAATGATATAGAAAAACGTATCATCGAGAAAGTGGTCAAACTAGAAAACCACAACCTTTCCCGCGCAGCAAAACGTCTTGGAATTGACCGCTCAACCTTATGGCGAAAAAGACGCTGACGGGAAGTTTTTTCAGATAAGCAATTTCTGTAGGAATATACAACACTGTTTTATTATGCAACAAATATATTGTTTCATAATAAAACGGTGTTCTTTTATACGAAGAAAATTTTTAAGTCTATGCAGTACATTTTCAGCTCGTAATACTAAAAATCATGGAGTTTAGCTAATAGAAATGCTATTTTAACAATTCTCAAGACTTGGCATGATTTTTGCGTGAATAAGAGAAATATATCTTTTGGAGGTGAATTTCTTTGAAAAAACAAGCTGTTGTAATTAATGTTAAGGACAACGTAGCTACACTAGTGGACGATTTCACTTCGGGTACTGAAATTCATTATTTTTTAGGAGACCAAGAGCAATCCGTGATACTTCTCCAAGAT is a window encoding:
- a CDS encoding MBOAT family O-acyltransferase; this encodes MVFSSLLFIFKFLPITLLLYYVAPKPLRNMILILASLVFYAWGEPIYIVIMIFAIIFDYTNGLLIEKNSAHKFRKRLGLIASLTVNLGLLSFFKYYGFFVSNFSALFHLNLTTKSLPLPLGISFYTFQSMSYIIDVYLGKVPAQKKILAYATFVTMFPQLVAGPIVRYIDISKQINNRKENLLQFLDGLELFIIGLAKKVLLANNIGVLWSSVKATPIGEMSVLTAWIGIVSFTFQIYFDFSGYSDMAIGLAKMLGFELNINFNYPYISRNVTEFWRRWHISLGTWFREYLYIPLGGNRKGSLKQLRNLFVVWFLTGFWHGANWNFIVWGLYFGTFVVMEKFFLLRWLNNKPSWIGHVYTLLVVIVGWVFFEFDNLTQGLGFIKTMFGMGTNKLIDGHALYYLYTNAILMIILAIGSTPLIYKLLTKIKMTMKITGTIAIPVAYMLIMFLCTAYLVNESYNPFLYFRF
- a CDS encoding DHHW family protein, with the protein product MKKYSLSYKYLLGILMGTYILVLVFLNMITPIKRFSETENRDLEQRPAFSFDNLFHGRFTKEYEKYIEDQFFIRDMWIGIKTDCERILLKNESNGVFLSKNNYLIQSFLMPSDQNFKAKIDTINQIAAQAPLANKYLMMVPTTAEILKDDLPAYAPNDSESAAIKKTKELLDKSITFVDVSNTLTTKKNEYIFYRNDHHWTSKGAYYAYNELSKYMGFKAHDESYYNIKDVTDDFLGSLSSKSGYQFLKPDSIDLYIPKHEKSYSVDYLDLNKVTDSIYDMKSLQTKDKYNVFFGGNFGLIKITTHVPGGKKLLVVKDSYANSLIPFLMDHYSEIYVVDPRYYEDDLSKLVRTNNINDLLILYNVNTFYNDASY
- a CDS encoding GDSL-type esterase/lipase family protein — protein: MDFSKFKRWPVILGLIICLIAVITVVIFNFTASNKAQASVSATNSAEKSGTAELPKDSATNNSQTDLTQPQSSASQTASSQPQTSNFKEFFKNDAFLGDSISEGLSFYDFLDDSRVIADKGLSITKGIDEADKIIALKPQRVFILIGLNEADDRTASSTLVDEYTKLVEKLKTSLPNSKIYVTSILPVLENLVKNSHLNNAHIKECNAGLIDMANKENVNYVNLASILNDSNKNLYEDDGIHYKSDFYRMWLTYLENLLKN
- a CDS encoding sigma-54-dependent Fis family transcriptional regulator — encoded protein: MDYSRILFVAPYEELAEEARKTVSFLEKPCRVIVADMSDGAAAAQKALNDGIEVIISRGGTASLIRQAVTIPVIEVEVTGYDILRALNPLREIDGTFGIIGFPSVIKGCQTVAEMLGLNYHICELGEGDEELLSVNTEEFAQTKVIVGDTIAVRYSEILNCPVHLIKSGPESIAAAIMQAEQLIEALEKERAKTALSTVILNAVHEGVVTIDKEGTIVNINAEAQKMLGLSSDILGKPAKGLFRSQLLAGPQVRKITGYPDIVNGKDLVINLYPILVREVHLGTVMTLQNTLEIQQAEYNIRRKLYHKGLIAKLSLDDFKGNCKSVRSALDQARKYAFTDSSILIQGESGTGKEIIAQGIHQVSLRQKGPFVAINCAALPENLLESELFGYEEGAFTGARKGGKQGLFELAHKGTLFLDEVGELPLHVQARLLRILQEKEVMRVGGDRIIPVDVRLISATHRNLNEAVEKNEFRADLFYRLNVLGLMVPPLRERKGDIRLLMDQFLSELAPKLGKTRLKYPEEVYQAFESYHWPGNVRELRNCVEKLIVLSETNLILPESLKAIPFITQNKIELANVSASSKPPEGSEETGEFHEEDNLVSIQGSLNDIEKRIIEKVVKLENHNLSRAAKRLGIDRSTLWRKRR